A single genomic interval of Chloracidobacterium validum harbors:
- a CDS encoding ABC transporter ATP-binding protein, translating to MLELDRVWFEVDRVTIVRDIALSPARGTFLALVGPNGSGKTTVLRLLAGLLRPTRGVARLDGRSLAQWSRRAVARQVAVVPQNTHLDFAFTVRDIVAMGRHAHLGRFQPEGPHDRSVIEMALARADLLHLKARLVTGLSGGERQRVLLARSLATEAPIILLDEPTASLDVAHALDTYALCRRLADEGKTIVMAVHDLNAAARYADQVAVLRNGECVAQGATGEVLEPTLLADVFGVEVEVLRSRAGQLNFVFHPRSSVGHAAIPNA from the coding sequence ATGCTGGAACTGGACCGGGTCTGGTTTGAGGTTGACCGCGTGACGATTGTCCGCGACATCGCGTTGTCGCCAGCCCGCGGTACCTTCTTGGCCCTGGTTGGCCCGAACGGCTCTGGCAAAACCACCGTCCTGCGCTTGCTGGCGGGTCTCCTGCGTCCGACCCGCGGCGTCGCGCGGTTGGACGGGCGCAGCCTAGCGCAATGGTCGCGGCGCGCCGTTGCTCGGCAGGTAGCCGTTGTTCCGCAGAATACGCACCTCGATTTTGCCTTTACCGTGCGGGACATCGTGGCCATGGGCCGGCATGCGCACCTGGGCCGCTTCCAGCCCGAAGGCCCGCATGACCGGTCGGTGATTGAGATGGCCCTGGCGCGCGCTGACCTGTTGCACCTGAAAGCGCGTCTGGTCACGGGGCTATCCGGCGGCGAGCGGCAGCGGGTCCTACTGGCGCGCTCGCTGGCGACCGAAGCGCCGATCATCTTGCTCGATGAACCGACGGCCAGCCTCGATGTCGCCCATGCGCTCGACACCTATGCGCTATGCCGGCGATTGGCCGATGAGGGGAAGACCATCGTCATGGCGGTTCACGATCTGAACGCGGCAGCCCGGTACGCCGATCAGGTTGCCGTTCTACGGAACGGTGAGTGTGTGGCGCAGGGCGCAACCGGTGAAGTTCTTGAACCAACGCTGCTAGCCGACGTGTTTGGCGTAGAGGTCGAAGTCCTTCGGTCGCGCGCCGGTCAACTAAACTTTGTCTTTCACCCCCGTAGTTCGGTCGGCCACGCGGCCATCCCCAACGCCTGA
- a CDS encoding FecCD family ABC transporter permease — protein MTRRDLVTFGTLSVLLGAVMLLAVAFGTANVTPTQSLRIIWAAVTGEPGDYPAWQRTVLLWIRLPRVLVAAVVGGGLALTGAVMQALFRNPMAEPGIIGVSSGAAFGAVVTLYWGTASFSMVLVPTGAFLGALACTVAIYWLATHQGGRLSVTTLLLAGVAISSIISALTSFVLALSLRQWEVGRQMLSWLMGDFEGRSWGHVAMVFPLVLIGAIWLALHGQELNVLLTGEESAASLGVDVPGLRRNLIVWASLVTAATVAVVGAIGFVGLVIPHLLRLALGPDNRRLLPASFLGGALFLVLADLVCRLGSLSELRPGVVTALCGGPFFLYLLMKSKRALVM, from the coding sequence ATGACACGCCGCGACTTGGTTACGTTTGGAACGCTTTCCGTGTTGCTAGGCGCCGTCATGCTCCTGGCCGTTGCCTTTGGGACAGCCAACGTCACGCCGACGCAAAGCCTGCGCATCATCTGGGCAGCCGTGACGGGTGAGCCAGGGGACTACCCAGCCTGGCAGCGGACGGTCTTGCTGTGGATCCGGCTGCCACGGGTACTGGTTGCGGCCGTGGTCGGCGGTGGGTTGGCGCTGACGGGGGCCGTGATGCAGGCGCTTTTTCGCAATCCCATGGCTGAGCCAGGCATCATTGGCGTGTCATCCGGCGCGGCATTCGGCGCGGTCGTCACGCTTTATTGGGGGACGGCCAGCTTTTCCATGGTTCTGGTGCCCACCGGCGCATTTCTGGGGGCATTGGCCTGCACGGTTGCGATTTACTGGCTTGCTACGCACCAGGGAGGGCGCCTGTCGGTCACGACGCTGCTGCTGGCCGGGGTTGCCATCAGTAGCATCATTTCAGCCTTGACTTCCTTCGTGCTGGCGCTGTCACTGCGTCAGTGGGAAGTTGGGCGGCAGATGCTCTCGTGGTTGATGGGCGATTTTGAAGGCCGGTCGTGGGGACATGTCGCCATGGTGTTTCCGCTGGTCCTTATCGGCGCGATTTGGTTGGCGCTGCACGGCCAGGAACTCAATGTCCTGTTGACCGGCGAGGAATCGGCCGCGTCGTTGGGCGTGGACGTGCCGGGCCTTCGCCGCAACTTGATTGTCTGGGCGTCGTTGGTGACGGCGGCAACGGTGGCCGTGGTGGGCGCGATTGGGTTCGTCGGATTGGTGATTCCTCACCTCTTGCGGCTGGCGCTGGGACCGGACAACCGGCGTTTGCTGCCAGCCAGTTTTTTGGGTGGGGCCTTGTTTCTGGTGCTTGCCGACCTAGTGTGCCGGTTGGGTTCGCTATCCGAACTGCGGCCGGGGGTTGTGACGGCGCTTTGCGGCGGGCCGTTTTTTCTCTACCTGCTGATGAAATCCAAGCGCGCGCTGGTAATGTAG
- a CDS encoding ABC transporter substrate-binding protein, whose translation MWLLPLALMTSALLGAYGFDRQPSRLVAGAPRKPPVSASRIVSTEYNINEILMDLVAPERIAALSQDADNPGLCNILERTAQVPGRVASSPLRVEQILALEPDLVLVGSSCTAEARALLELGGARVVAIGRGYTIAEIQENIRTIGQAVGEPARAVSLVAEMNRQLATIRRLVAGAPLPRALYVGSGYGYTAGIGTYTDELLQTAGARNAAREAGVQAWGKISLETVIEMNPDVIFVPDTGGKPHGAVGARSVVPFESLEHDPCWQDVRAVREGRVMALPPRLLLCNSHYIVQTGWAMARTLHPERFQE comes from the coding sequence TTGTGGCTCTTGCCGCTGGCGCTGATGACCTCCGCGCTGCTCGGGGCCTACGGGTTTGACCGGCAACCGAGTCGCCTCGTGGCCGGAGCGCCGCGGAAGCCGCCAGTTAGCGCATCCCGAATCGTTTCGACCGAGTACAACATCAACGAAATACTCATGGATTTGGTCGCGCCGGAGCGGATTGCCGCACTGAGTCAGGATGCCGACAATCCGGGATTGTGCAACATCCTGGAGCGCACGGCGCAGGTTCCGGGACGGGTGGCGTCATCACCGCTGCGCGTTGAACAAATCCTGGCCCTTGAACCGGATTTGGTACTGGTTGGCAGCAGTTGCACGGCCGAAGCCAGAGCGCTGCTCGAACTTGGCGGGGCGCGGGTTGTTGCCATCGGCCGGGGCTATACGATTGCTGAAATCCAGGAAAATATCCGCACCATCGGTCAGGCGGTCGGCGAACCGGCGCGGGCGGTGTCGCTCGTGGCGGAAATGAACCGCCAGCTTGCCACCATCCGACGGCTGGTTGCCGGCGCGCCTTTGCCCCGGGCGCTCTATGTCGGGAGTGGCTACGGTTACACGGCCGGCATTGGCACCTACACGGACGAGCTGTTGCAGACTGCGGGAGCGCGCAACGCTGCCCGTGAGGCAGGTGTTCAAGCGTGGGGCAAAATTTCGCTTGAAACGGTCATTGAAATGAATCCAGACGTGATTTTCGTGCCCGATACCGGGGGCAAGCCGCATGGCGCGGTGGGGGCACGGTCGGTCGTTCCCTTCGAATCACTTGAACATGACCCCTGCTGGCAAGACGTACGCGCCGTGCGTGAAGGTCGCGTCATGGCGCTTCCGCCGCGGCTTTTGCTGTGCAATTCGCACTACATCGTTCAGACAGGCTGGGCGATGGCTCGCACCCTGCACCCCGAACGCTTTCAGGAATAG
- a CDS encoding (2Fe-2S) ferredoxin domain-containing protein, with protein MASTQPNRFLDVTRADGVVRELRVIEGQLFVCQGCCCGQTERGFPAVPLDEYKRQWKERGLRLRIHLTVTGCLGPCPLANVILILFGGETIWLHSINDADAVSTVFDYLEAMLDAGRYVPPGGALAARHFNRHVFDSASPGEWRAEKRTEAKS; from the coding sequence ATGGCGTCCACGCAACCCAACCGCTTCCTCGATGTCACGCGCGCCGATGGTGTCGTCAGAGAGTTGCGCGTTATCGAAGGACAGTTGTTCGTTTGCCAGGGTTGTTGCTGTGGGCAGACGGAGCGTGGATTTCCGGCCGTTCCACTAGATGAATACAAGCGCCAGTGGAAGGAACGGGGGCTGCGGCTGCGGATTCACCTCACGGTGACCGGCTGCCTCGGCCCCTGCCCGCTGGCCAACGTCATTCTCATTTTGTTTGGCGGCGAAACCATCTGGTTGCACTCCATCAACGACGCTGACGCAGTGTCAACCGTCTTTGATTACTTGGAAGCCATGCTCGATGCCGGTCGTTATGTGCCGCCCGGTGGCGCACTGGCCGCGCGCCATTTCAACCGGCATGTGTTCGATTCGGCGTCGCCTGGGGAATGGCGCGCTGAAAAACGCACCGAGGCCAAATCATGA
- a CDS encoding TonB-dependent receptor gives MSSFLRLAALTLFLWLAHAGLSPVLAQSSALRGRVLDEQGNPVSNASVVLQTREAGVRLSAVSGADGSYAFEGLAGRDYIVEVEALGFARVTRRLTVGDPADITLRVDGVSDTVVVTAAGAPQTVDEVSKAVTVIDRQEILDRNEYALHEILRTAPGIQVLNNGGPGAFTQLRTRGLRPDATAILYDGLRFRDASTTQGDATSFMSNLNFVDFGRVEFLRGSGSSLYGTNAVGGVVNVVSSTGGGPTTGSLQLEGGGLGLFRGRFQLQGGLAQDRFTYSFATTHLNVTRGVNGWTPTRSTGVQGTLRYDFTPNISLTGRVNASDDFVALQIGPTTSGIPAANFPTTGVIPARFLPSDQVRRLMSGVPASQIVWGDTTVIPNRQDPDNRRTSDFAMGAVIFNHIINPVVSYRVAWQRVHTARVFQNGPGGFGFQPVTSNVLNYVGDIDTVDARVNLQPTRWLTFTAGYEFEREAYFDRQDNRLPDPRRRVDVQTNISQNAHAGYFQAQFRLLEDRLQLSLSGRTQGFRLNRPTFLATGTTNAYANVQLKAPPRAFTGDISASYLIPTSKTKVRAHVGNAYRAPALYERFGGGFFNNPVTGLVNFTPYGDPFLSPDRYNSFDGGVDQYFFRDRLQVGLTVFYTRVVQITAFDSSGVLNPATDPYGRSSGYINGSGGISRGVEVSFNARPTATLTLNGSYTHTSAGTDRDVSVRGFFRIFGVAAHTFTLVANQAIGKRFNVNFDMVAYSGTYASLFAVNRSRAFEVPGFVKADVMGGYTIPVGNDRSLRVYGKVENMFNRRYFTGNGWLAPGVVGTGGVAFQF, from the coding sequence ATGTCAAGCTTTCTGCGACTTGCTGCCCTGACCTTGTTTTTGTGGCTGGCCCACGCCGGACTGTCCCCGGTGCTGGCCCAGTCAAGCGCCTTGCGCGGGCGCGTGCTGGATGAGCAGGGCAATCCGGTTTCCAACGCCAGTGTGGTTCTGCAGACGCGCGAGGCTGGTGTTCGCCTCAGCGCCGTGAGCGGCGCGGATGGCAGCTATGCCTTTGAAGGCTTGGCCGGGCGGGATTACATCGTCGAAGTCGAAGCCCTTGGCTTTGCCCGCGTGACCCGCCGCCTGACGGTTGGCGATCCGGCGGACATCACGCTGCGGGTGGACGGCGTATCAGATACGGTTGTCGTCACGGCTGCCGGAGCGCCCCAAACCGTGGATGAGGTCTCGAAAGCCGTCACGGTGATTGACCGTCAGGAAATCCTCGACCGGAATGAGTACGCGCTACACGAAATTCTGCGGACGGCGCCTGGCATTCAGGTGCTCAACAACGGCGGTCCTGGCGCGTTTACCCAACTGCGGACACGCGGACTGCGCCCGGATGCGACGGCGATTCTCTACGATGGCTTGCGCTTCCGGGATGCCTCGACGACCCAGGGCGACGCCACGTCGTTTATGTCGAACCTCAACTTCGTGGACTTCGGGCGGGTCGAGTTCCTGCGTGGGTCGGGATCGTCGCTCTACGGGACGAATGCGGTTGGCGGCGTAGTAAATGTCGTTTCGAGCACGGGTGGCGGACCGACCACCGGCTCGCTGCAACTTGAAGGCGGCGGGTTGGGGCTGTTTCGTGGACGCTTCCAGTTACAAGGCGGACTGGCGCAAGACCGCTTTACCTACAGCTTTGCCACGACCCACCTCAACGTCACCCGTGGTGTCAACGGCTGGACTCCGACGCGCAGCACCGGCGTCCAGGGGACGCTGCGCTATGACTTCACCCCGAACATCTCGCTGACCGGACGGGTGAATGCCTCCGATGACTTCGTGGCGCTCCAGATCGGCCCGACGACGAGCGGCATCCCGGCAGCGAATTTTCCCACGACCGGCGTCATTCCGGCGCGCTTTTTGCCGTCCGACCAAGTGCGCCGCCTGATGAGCGGTGTCCCGGCCTCCCAAATTGTCTGGGGCGATACGACTGTCATTCCAAACCGGCAGGACCCGGACAATCGGCGCACCTCAGACTTTGCCATGGGCGCGGTCATCTTCAACCACATCATCAATCCGGTAGTTAGCTACCGGGTTGCCTGGCAGCGGGTGCATACGGCGCGCGTCTTCCAAAATGGCCCGGGTGGATTTGGCTTTCAGCCAGTGACGAGCAATGTTCTCAACTACGTCGGAGATATTGACACGGTTGATGCGCGCGTCAATTTACAGCCAACCCGGTGGTTGACGTTTACGGCCGGTTACGAATTCGAGCGAGAAGCCTATTTCGACCGGCAGGACAACCGGCTGCCCGATCCCCGCCGCCGGGTGGATGTGCAAACCAACATCAGCCAGAACGCCCATGCCGGTTACTTTCAGGCGCAGTTCCGCCTGCTCGAAGACCGCTTGCAGCTTTCGCTTTCTGGGCGGACACAGGGGTTCCGGTTGAATCGTCCCACATTTCTGGCGACCGGCACGACCAATGCCTATGCCAACGTGCAGCTCAAAGCGCCGCCCCGCGCCTTCACGGGTGATATTTCGGCGTCGTACCTGATCCCAACCAGTAAAACCAAGGTGCGGGCGCACGTTGGCAATGCCTATCGCGCGCCGGCGCTTTATGAGCGGTTTGGCGGTGGCTTTTTCAACAACCCGGTCACCGGACTCGTCAACTTTACCCCTTACGGCGATCCGTTTCTGTCCCCAGACCGCTACAACTCGTTCGATGGGGGCGTGGATCAGTACTTTTTCCGCGACCGGTTGCAAGTCGGGTTGACGGTGTTTTACACCCGTGTCGTTCAGATTACGGCCTTTGATTCGAGTGGCGTGTTGAATCCAGCAACCGATCCATACGGTCGGTCATCGGGCTATATCAACGGCTCCGGCGGGATTTCGCGCGGCGTTGAGGTGAGTTTCAACGCGCGTCCGACGGCGACCCTCACCCTCAACGGGTCATACACGCACACCAGCGCCGGAACCGACCGCGACGTTTCAGTGCGTGGCTTCTTCCGCATTTTCGGAGTCGCCGCCCACACCTTTACCCTCGTCGCCAATCAAGCCATCGGCAAACGCTTCAATGTCAATTTCGACATGGTTGCCTACAGCGGAACTTATGCCTCGCTGTTTGCCGTCAACCGGTCACGGGCCTTTGAAGTGCCCGGCTTTGTCAAGGCGGATGTGATGGGAGGCTACACGATTCCGGTTGGCAATGACCGTTCGCTCCGGGTGTACGGCAAGGTCGAAAACATGTTCAACCGCCGCTACTTCACCGGAAACGGTTGGCTTGCGCCGGGCGTAGTCGGCACCGGCGGGGTCGCTTTCCAGTTCTGA
- the cobD gene encoding threonine-phosphate decarboxylase CobD — MNPSPWLGIHGGRVAEAARRWGVTPSDILDFSANLNPWGPPASVKAAVARADWTHYPDDTALRATFAERHQLDPVSVVVGNGTAGLLFDTLRVWRPRRVLLLEPSFAEYRRALVAVNACLVTKPLRAETGFQPDWTDLAMFIRASRVDTILLNNPHNPTGASYPLKHLLPFVRTVAQHSVRVVLDEAFSDYSPQESLARQAAHIPNVVVLRSPTKFYTMPGLRVGFAIAYPPLAHELRRQTAAWPVGTPALEAARSALTDEAFASQTRIRNECAKRTFARALEELGCTVFPSAANFLLVRLPSGTGADLARWLEPHRVLIRRCAEFVGLDDQFLRLAVRDDTANAHLIGLLVRWLETVRQRELTR, encoded by the coding sequence ATGAATCCTTCTCCGTGGTTAGGCATCCATGGCGGGCGGGTGGCTGAGGCCGCCCGCCGCTGGGGCGTGACACCTTCCGACATCCTTGATTTCAGCGCCAATCTCAACCCGTGGGGACCACCGGCGTCGGTCAAGGCGGCAGTGGCGCGAGCTGATTGGACGCATTACCCAGACGATACGGCGCTGCGGGCCACCTTTGCCGAGCGGCATCAGCTCGACCCGGTAAGCGTGGTGGTCGGCAACGGGACGGCCGGCCTGCTCTTTGACACGCTGCGGGTTTGGCGACCGCGGCGGGTCCTCCTGCTCGAACCCTCGTTTGCCGAGTACCGCCGCGCCCTCGTGGCGGTCAATGCTTGCTTGGTCACCAAACCACTGCGCGCCGAGACCGGCTTCCAACCGGATTGGACCGACTTGGCCATGTTCATCCGCGCATCGCGGGTGGACACCATCCTGCTCAACAACCCACACAACCCAACCGGAGCCAGCTACCCACTCAAGCATTTGCTGCCCTTTGTTCGTACCGTTGCCCAGCACAGTGTGCGGGTCGTCCTTGACGAAGCGTTTTCCGATTACTCGCCGCAGGAGTCGCTGGCTCGCCAGGCGGCACACATCCCAAACGTCGTCGTCCTGCGCTCGCCGACAAAGTTCTACACCATGCCAGGGCTGCGCGTCGGTTTTGCCATTGCCTACCCACCACTCGCCCATGAACTCCGTCGCCAGACGGCTGCCTGGCCCGTCGGCACGCCAGCGCTCGAAGCCGCGCGGTCGGCGCTCACCGATGAAGCCTTTGCCAGCCAGACACGCATCCGAAATGAATGTGCCAAGCGAACGTTTGCGCGCGCGCTTGAAGAACTTGGCTGCACGGTCTTTCCGAGCGCTGCCAACTTTCTCCTCGTGCGATTGCCCTCCGGCACCGGCGCGGACCTTGCCCGCTGGCTCGAACCCCACCGCGTCCTCATTCGGCGCTGCGCGGAATTCGTAGGGCTGGATGATCAGTTTCTTCGCCTAGCCGTCCGGGATGACACGGCCAACGCCCACTTGATTGGGTTGCTGGTGCGGTGGCTTGAAACGGTACGGCAGCGCGAGTTGACTAGATAG
- the cbiB gene encoding adenosylcobinamide-phosphate synthase CbiB: MSPVLLLAAYALDRLVGDPPWLPHPVRWMGTVITLGEQWLRPLDAPPALAFTAGAGLTLLTVGLFCGGSWLALHTLAQAHPTLGAVALVYLGATTLATKDLLDEATAVVERLAYHDLPGARQRVARIVGRDTHHLDEPELCRATVETLAESASDGIIAPLFYLAVGGVPAALAYKAINTLDSRIGHTDDHNFWFGKFAARLDDVANFFPARLTALLLVAAAWLGGQDWREAWRIWRRDAHHHASPNAGHPEAAMAGALGVQLGGRNTYDGVPHWSPLIGDRRRALDLTAVQAALRLVSRVSWLGLVIGLVICLWGQR; the protein is encoded by the coding sequence ATGTCGCCGGTGCTGCTCCTCGCTGCTTATGCCCTCGACCGACTGGTGGGCGACCCGCCGTGGCTGCCCCATCCCGTGCGCTGGATGGGAACGGTTATCACGTTGGGCGAGCAGTGGCTGCGACCGTTGGACGCACCCCCGGCGCTTGCCTTTACCGCCGGTGCCGGGCTGACCCTGCTGACCGTCGGACTCTTTTGCGGCGGCAGTTGGCTGGCGCTCCACACCCTGGCCCAAGCCCACCCGACGCTTGGCGCCGTGGCGCTGGTTTATCTCGGCGCCACAACCCTGGCAACCAAAGACCTTCTGGATGAGGCCACGGCCGTCGTAGAACGGCTCGCCTATCATGACCTTCCCGGCGCGCGCCAGCGCGTTGCCCGGATCGTCGGACGCGACACGCACCACCTGGATGAACCTGAACTCTGTCGCGCCACGGTCGAAACCCTCGCCGAAAGCGCGTCGGATGGCATCATTGCGCCGTTGTTTTACCTGGCGGTTGGCGGCGTCCCGGCGGCGCTCGCCTACAAAGCCATCAATACACTTGATTCACGGATTGGCCACACCGATGACCACAACTTCTGGTTCGGAAAGTTCGCCGCGCGGCTCGATGATGTCGCCAACTTCTTCCCGGCGCGCTTGACGGCGCTACTCCTGGTTGCGGCGGCCTGGCTTGGCGGACAGGACTGGCGCGAAGCATGGCGCATCTGGCGGCGGGATGCCCACCACCATGCCAGCCCCAATGCCGGGCATCCAGAAGCCGCCATGGCCGGAGCGCTTGGGGTTCAGCTCGGCGGACGCAACACATACGACGGTGTTCCCCACTGGTCGCCTCTGATTGGCGACCGACGGCGGGCACTGGACCTGACCGCCGTACAAGCCGCGCTGCGGCTCGTTTCACGGGTGTCATGGCTCGGCTTGGTCATCGGGTTGGTCATCTGTTTATGGGGGCAGCGATGA
- a CDS encoding type 1 glutamine amidotransferase yields MARQWKDYCEFEPILQRIEYMRVLIVDNLIACTSDLSDKAKHEANFDAEAWVAEERKIAGFAMGNITQNINNLIVKPHWLVARLNELTDAKVADFDPDAVIISGTLRDFDLYHPSLIAKLESFLQRTTLPVLGICGGHQIMGQAFGARVVTLDGLNPWEKRTERMREYQYYLINVLRPQDPLFAGILTERGRRLPKNTLRVWQNHGLMLERVPLGFSLLAKSELTRNQIMVKRSDGQLLYGVQFHLEKSFEDWRKLPSPWEHRNESRDGRRMFENFLIEALKHRGKADLVIETPALLPPPAVQARPTYAVAATGQRFTNGHSHGPSVSAPPLGTSAVPESAEDYAEEYIADRLTGL; encoded by the coding sequence ATGGCGCGACAGTGGAAAGACTACTGTGAGTTTGAGCCTATCTTGCAGCGCATCGAGTACATGCGTGTGCTCATCGTGGACAACCTCATCGCCTGTACATCTGATCTGAGCGATAAAGCCAAGCATGAGGCCAACTTCGATGCCGAGGCCTGGGTTGCCGAAGAGCGCAAGATAGCCGGCTTCGCCATGGGCAACATCACCCAGAACATCAACAACCTGATCGTCAAGCCTCACTGGTTGGTTGCGCGCCTGAATGAACTCACCGACGCCAAGGTTGCCGATTTCGATCCCGACGCCGTCATTATCAGCGGCACACTGCGCGACTTCGACCTCTACCATCCAAGCCTGATTGCGAAGCTGGAGTCTTTCCTTCAACGAACGACGCTTCCGGTTTTGGGCATTTGTGGTGGTCACCAGATCATGGGACAGGCGTTTGGCGCGCGGGTTGTGACGCTCGATGGACTGAACCCCTGGGAAAAGCGCACCGAACGGATGCGCGAGTATCAATACTATCTGATCAACGTGCTGCGTCCGCAGGACCCACTCTTTGCCGGCATCCTGACCGAACGCGGACGGCGGTTGCCAAAAAACACCCTGCGGGTCTGGCAAAACCACGGCCTGATGCTGGAGCGCGTGCCACTTGGCTTTTCGCTTCTGGCCAAGAGCGAGCTGACCCGAAACCAGATCATGGTCAAGCGTAGCGACGGGCAACTGCTCTATGGCGTGCAGTTTCATTTAGAGAAGTCGTTCGAGGACTGGCGCAAACTTCCCAGCCCATGGGAGCACCGCAACGAAAGCCGCGATGGACGCCGAATGTTTGAGAACTTCCTCATCGAAGCGCTCAAGCACCGTGGCAAGGCAGATTTGGTCATAGAAACGCCGGCACTTTTGCCACCGCCAGCCGTGCAGGCCCGCCCAACCTATGCGGTAGCCGCCACCGGGCAGCGTTTCACCAATGGTCATAGCCATGGACCATCTGTGTCGGCCCCGCCGCTTGGCACATCGGCTGTGCCTGAGTCGGCTGAAGACTATGCCGAAGAATACATTGCCGATCGGTTGACCGGGCTTTGA
- a CDS encoding DUF3386 family protein: protein MSAPAPVPTTPPVTAEALLRDARARRATFPDEHFHGFTATVTFHEGNQTFSGQLVLKNVRDLALDLPGVSLESQSWLKDVLAMNIAHRLERTGGMPVPTNYPVSIAEAEENPLGVKIVFEGDPLGSSYRIRDGVITEVNRQMHGSRFTITTLEVVTGDDGRLMPKHYVVTYFDPETGRLTGVAQYTELYEKVGAMYLPSYIRVIETKPGEASLGSSLVRVVELTDLALLAAETP, encoded by the coding sequence ATGTCTGCGCCTGCTCCTGTACCCACGACGCCTCCGGTGACGGCCGAAGCGCTACTGCGTGACGCCCGCGCCCGCCGCGCAACCTTCCCGGATGAGCACTTTCACGGGTTCACGGCAACCGTGACCTTCCACGAAGGCAACCAAACCTTCTCCGGCCAACTGGTCTTGAAAAACGTCCGTGACCTTGCGCTTGACCTTCCCGGCGTAAGTCTTGAGAGTCAATCGTGGCTCAAAGATGTCTTGGCAATGAACATCGCCCACCGGCTGGAACGAACCGGCGGCATGCCGGTGCCGACCAACTATCCGGTGTCCATTGCCGAAGCTGAGGAAAACCCCCTGGGCGTCAAGATTGTTTTTGAAGGCGACCCACTCGGCTCGAGCTATCGCATCCGGGATGGCGTCATCACCGAAGTGAATCGGCAGATGCACGGCTCGCGGTTCACGATCACGACGCTCGAAGTGGTCACCGGTGACGACGGACGCCTGATGCCCAAGCACTATGTCGTGACCTACTTCGACCCGGAAACCGGCCGGTTGACGGGCGTGGCGCAGTACACCGAGTTGTACGAAAAAGTCGGCGCGATGTACCTTCCCAGTTACATTCGTGTCATCGAAACCAAGCCCGGCGAGGCCAGCCTGGGCAGCTCACTGGTGCGGGTCGTTGAACTCACAGACCTTGCGCTCCTTGCGGCGGAAACCCCATGA
- a CDS encoding GatB/YqeY domain-containing protein, whose translation MTIRERLLADLTTALKTKDTARLEALRMVKAAIQKQEIEVQHQLDDAETTALLSTLIKQRREATDAFVKGGREDLAAKERAEAELLESYLPPPIGVAELDALVTSAIAETGAGSPKDIGLVMKAVMAKLAGQRVDGKAVNELVRAKLSNQPSR comes from the coding sequence ATGACGATTCGTGAACGCCTCCTTGCCGACCTCACAACGGCACTCAAAACCAAGGACACCGCCCGCCTTGAAGCCCTGCGGATGGTCAAGGCGGCCATTCAAAAGCAAGAAATCGAAGTCCAGCACCAGCTTGACGACGCAGAAACCACGGCGCTGCTTTCGACACTCATCAAACAGCGCCGTGAGGCGACCGATGCCTTTGTCAAGGGCGGACGCGAGGACTTGGCAGCCAAGGAACGCGCCGAAGCCGAACTACTGGAGAGCTACTTGCCGCCCCCCATCGGCGTGGCGGAGCTTGACGCGCTGGTGACATCCGCCATTGCCGAAACCGGCGCCGGCTCACCCAAAGACATCGGACTGGTCATGAAAGCCGTCATGGCCAAGCTTGCCGGACAGCGGGTGGACGGCAAAGCCGTCAACGAACTGGTCCGCGCCAAACTTTCCAACCAGCCTTCCAGGTGA
- a CDS encoding DUF3006 domain-containing protein: protein MSDTATSSEHHLVVDSLTEGLARLVLYGNDHIYFDCPVALLPAGLREGDHLRLTLTRDDVARLQEQAEVKNLLRELTQGSDPDQKDFYL, encoded by the coding sequence ATGAGCGACACAGCCACTTCCAGCGAACACCACCTCGTCGTGGACAGCCTGACCGAAGGCCTGGCCCGACTCGTGCTTTACGGCAACGACCACATCTACTTCGACTGCCCGGTGGCGCTGCTCCCGGCCGGGCTGCGGGAAGGCGATCACTTGCGTCTGACCTTGACCCGTGATGACGTGGCGCGTTTGCAGGAGCAAGCCGAAGTCAAAAATTTGCTCCGCGAGCTGACGCAGGGCAGCGACCCCGACCAAAAAGACTTTTACCTCTGA